The following coding sequences are from one Desulfosporosinus orientis DSM 765 window:
- a CDS encoding phosphatidylserine decarboxylase family protein, with protein MKQYPISRDGWSYLAILAALSVIAYWVWPWLIILPGILFLFVLFFFRNPERQIPKDELTLVSPADGVVMDVERVYEDQFFNGESIRVRIFLSIFNVHVNRSPMAGEVVFRAYRPGKMIPAFKSHASELNEKNYVGIKNRHMQILVTQVTGFIARRIVCWVDKGHVLTKGERFGLIKFGSCTEIFLPTNVEIMVSPGDKVRGGLSVVGRVSVNEG; from the coding sequence GTGAAGCAATATCCCATTTCTCGTGATGGTTGGTCCTATCTGGCGATATTAGCAGCTCTATCGGTTATAGCTTATTGGGTTTGGCCGTGGCTTATAATTCTACCAGGCATTTTGTTCTTATTTGTATTATTTTTTTTCCGGAATCCTGAAAGGCAAATTCCTAAGGACGAGTTAACCTTAGTTTCCCCTGCAGATGGGGTAGTTATGGACGTTGAAAGAGTTTACGAGGACCAGTTTTTTAATGGAGAAAGCATACGTGTGCGAATCTTTTTAAGTATCTTTAATGTTCATGTTAATCGCAGCCCTATGGCTGGCGAGGTTGTTTTTCGTGCTTATCGGCCTGGCAAGATGATTCCGGCGTTTAAAAGTCATGCTTCAGAGCTGAATGAGAAAAATTATGTAGGGATTAAGAACCGTCACATGCAGATTTTAGTAACACAAGTGACGGGATTTATCGCTCGACGTATCGTCTGTTGGGTGGATAAAGGACACGTATTAACAAAGGGAGAGAGATTCGGCTTAATTAAGTTTGGTTCATGTACGGAAATCTTTTTACCAACCAATGTAGAAATTATGGTTAGTCCTGGCGATAAAGTACGTGGAGGACTAAGTGTCGTTGGAAGGGTGAGTGTTAATGAGGGCTAA
- a CDS encoding helicase C-terminal domain-containing protein codes for MRKDMVVFDIKTLGLESNYEEISEFTALRICNGEIKETCRFLMRSEGEIDTMESIINFIDDAILVGYEISLSFLESQVNFRFQQPLWDTLDLVRVFFPTLHHYQLTFLAERLSLPLKNEEIRYPSEEKVWLIWELFKVCWKKGLEFDLSFFDQAKGFLEGWALKSFIEELQKEMVKSFPHRPIRTDLVLMPSGEGLFQRARISSIAIPESIDWVIDNFSPGGNLERNLGSYESRPGQIKMAKLVAEGLSSSHHVVIEAGTGTGKSFAYLIPSLWFAKITSQTVVVATHTIPLQEQLIKNDIPILQSVLPFSFRASVLKGRNNYCCLKKWQSCLVNREISHGEQLAVLGILVWLRETLTGDIQELSKFPGLTEVWSRICADNDTCIPGKCSKAGVCFLLRARKRAEESDVLIVNHSLLFSDLKTDYNVLPEHHQLVIDEAHQIYQTALQHLGSELSAENVTRIVETIYRPSGVNFYSTIKHQIGSLAHRVPSVSWELVGERLELLPEICRSILIQTRELFELLSRIIGSGRTFRFIIHHKESPWWNGLYVQIENLVGRIDLLIKSFENLNSSFNGEDAEEIEELRYIINGHQKELQTFIDTLIQAVNIENPKQVTWLEQAARLYIKTSPIEVSDVLKAKIFSRLDSVILTSATLSISNSFAYFLKDIGLANETMTAQVDSPFDYEQQMHFIVAKKGINSLGSDEEKSLELSEFIAEVAERMNGRTLVLFTAHNLLRQTYAALHPLLARIGMDTLAQGIQGDRSRLIEAFRRNPRSVLLGANSFWEGIDIPGDALLCVIMVKLPFWPPTLPLIEARSDYLKSQGRDPFHELLLPEAVIRFKQGFGRLIRSKVDRGVVILLDNRVIDKYYGRYFLNSLPIKTHIRGEKSLVFRKIEEYTRELELELL; via the coding sequence GTGCGTAAAGATATGGTGGTTTTTGATATAAAAACCTTGGGTCTAGAGTCAAATTATGAAGAAATCTCTGAATTTACTGCCCTTAGAATTTGTAATGGAGAGATTAAAGAAACCTGTCGTTTTCTAATGAGATCTGAGGGAGAAATAGATACCATGGAAAGCATCATAAATTTTATTGACGATGCTATTTTAGTGGGGTACGAAATATCCCTCTCTTTTTTGGAAAGTCAAGTGAATTTTCGTTTTCAACAGCCATTATGGGATACTCTGGACCTAGTGCGAGTTTTTTTCCCCACCCTGCATCATTATCAATTGACCTTTTTAGCCGAAAGACTCTCCTTGCCTCTAAAGAATGAAGAGATTCGATACCCTTCAGAGGAAAAAGTCTGGTTAATTTGGGAGTTGTTTAAGGTTTGCTGGAAAAAAGGCCTGGAATTTGATCTGAGTTTTTTTGATCAGGCTAAGGGTTTTCTTGAAGGATGGGCCCTTAAAAGTTTTATTGAAGAATTGCAAAAAGAAATGGTTAAATCATTTCCTCATCGCCCTATACGAACGGATCTGGTTCTCATGCCTTCCGGTGAGGGGCTGTTTCAGCGAGCTCGAATTTCTTCAATTGCCATACCGGAATCCATTGACTGGGTTATTGACAATTTTTCGCCGGGCGGAAACCTAGAACGAAACCTAGGGAGTTATGAAAGCAGACCGGGTCAAATAAAAATGGCCAAACTAGTGGCTGAAGGGCTTTCCTCATCACATCATGTTGTTATCGAAGCCGGAACAGGGACTGGAAAATCCTTTGCTTATTTGATACCAAGCTTATGGTTTGCCAAGATAACCAGCCAAACTGTTGTCGTAGCGACACATACCATCCCTCTTCAGGAACAGCTTATTAAAAATGATATTCCAATTTTGCAGTCTGTGCTGCCTTTTTCCTTTCGTGCCTCGGTGCTTAAAGGGAGAAACAATTACTGCTGTCTAAAAAAATGGCAAAGCTGTTTAGTGAATAGAGAAATTTCCCATGGAGAACAACTCGCTGTTTTAGGGATCCTTGTTTGGTTAAGAGAAACGCTGACCGGAGATATTCAGGAACTTTCGAAATTTCCCGGGCTTACAGAGGTTTGGTCGAGAATATGTGCTGACAATGATACCTGTATCCCAGGAAAATGTTCCAAAGCCGGTGTTTGTTTCTTGCTTAGAGCTCGCAAAAGAGCGGAAGAGTCCGATGTCTTGATAGTGAATCATTCCCTGCTATTTTCTGATCTAAAAACGGACTATAATGTCCTGCCTGAGCATCATCAGCTGGTGATTGATGAAGCTCATCAAATCTACCAAACCGCTTTACAACACTTGGGCTCGGAACTCAGCGCTGAGAATGTTACTCGGATCGTTGAAACCATTTACCGCCCATCGGGAGTGAATTTTTATAGCACGATCAAACATCAAATTGGCTCCCTTGCCCATAGGGTGCCCTCAGTGTCTTGGGAACTTGTTGGTGAACGGTTAGAGCTTCTACCTGAGATTTGTAGGAGTATTTTAATACAGACGAGAGAATTGTTTGAGTTGTTATCCAGGATTATTGGAAGTGGACGTACCTTTAGATTTATTATTCATCACAAGGAAAGCCCATGGTGGAATGGTCTTTATGTACAGATTGAGAATTTGGTTGGACGGATTGATTTACTCATTAAATCCTTTGAAAACCTCAACAGCTCATTTAACGGCGAAGATGCAGAGGAAATTGAAGAGTTAAGGTACATAATTAATGGACACCAAAAAGAGCTGCAAACGTTCATAGATACATTAATTCAAGCCGTAAATATTGAAAATCCCAAACAAGTGACATGGCTCGAACAGGCTGCGAGATTATACATAAAAACCTCTCCTATTGAAGTTAGTGATGTTCTCAAAGCGAAAATCTTTTCTCGTCTCGACTCGGTGATTCTTACTTCCGCCACTTTGAGCATTTCCAATTCCTTTGCTTACTTTCTTAAGGATATTGGTTTAGCCAACGAGACTATGACAGCACAAGTGGACTCGCCTTTTGACTATGAACAACAGATGCATTTTATTGTAGCTAAGAAAGGAATAAATTCTCTAGGTTCCGATGAAGAAAAGTCCTTAGAACTCTCCGAGTTTATTGCTGAAGTAGCAGAACGGATGAATGGCCGGACTCTGGTTCTTTTTACCGCACATAATTTGCTTCGACAAACCTATGCAGCTTTGCATCCGCTCTTGGCACGAATTGGTATGGATACTTTAGCTCAGGGGATACAAGGTGATAGGAGTAGGTTGATTGAAGCTTTTCGAAGAAATCCTCGCAGCGTTTTGTTAGGAGCTAATAGTTTTTGGGAAGGGATCGATATTCCTGGCGATGCATTATTATGTGTTATTATGGTTAAACTTCCCTTTTGGCCTCCCACATTACCCTTAATTGAGGCTCGATCAGATTATCTAAAATCCCAAGGAAGAGACCCCTTTCATGAACTTCTCTTACCTGAAGCCGTTATTCGTTTCAAACAGGGATTTGGAAGGTTGATTCGTTCGAAAGTCGATCGTGGGGTGGTTATACTCCTTGACAATCGGGTCATTGATAAGTACTATGGCAGGTACTTTTTAAATTCTCTGCCGATAAAAACCCACATCCGGGGGGAGAAATCCCTCGTTTTTCGGAAAATCGAGGAATATACTAGGGAATTAGAGCTAGAGCTTTTATAA